Sequence from the Thunnus maccoyii chromosome 11, fThuMac1.1, whole genome shotgun sequence genome:
AAAAAATGGCCCAAAATCCCTCTAAAACTCCACATTAGGACACCAAGACATTGAGGCACTACATcgaaaaattcatgctgtgatttggtatcaaaaacttttgacatttggaatTTTCTGTAAGAACTGCATTTTTTGGCATTTGGATGGCGAGCACCTCTGTTCTTGAAATTGCTCAGAAAGCCCTTATTGACAATATACCTAAGAAAGCCATACATCCTCTGAGTGGCCTGGTCTCTAGATTTGGTTTCATGAAactgtgattatcctagaggtcacaataggtcattttgtACAGTGAGATAAAGTTTCAAAAGTTTCATTACAATGAAATTGCTACTATGGGGACTAACAcgcagaaatattcaaatagaCCATTTTTAGAATGGGGGAAAAAcgcatttatactgcatgcaaacaactgcatggtttttgtccaaaactgcatgggattagcataaagtgggtaTTTCTGTGAAGGGGAGGGTTGTGGGTACCCATAGAACcccatttttttcattcagatacGAGATGAGAGGTCAAGAGACCCCTTTGAACTTTGGAGCGTCATTTAGTCCCTATCCCGACAAGCTAACGTGACATGGTTGGTACCAGTGGATGCCTTAGCTCATTTAGTTTCATATGAAACCAGTATCTTTTttactgtgcgtgtgtgtgtgtatatatatattcagatGTCAATACACACAGCAAGGTGCTTTACTTTGGACACAACACATTAGTCCTTACCCTGAAAAAATCTCAGTACAGGGTCCCAAATCACACACCtctattttcattataaaatcTCAGTTTCTccatgtgtaatgtgtttgcCGTTTTGCTCAACCACAAATAACATGTGAGTCCATTTTCCACACCACAAGATTAACTTTTTTGCAATTAccatttcaaacaaaacatcaatttTTTCATACTTATTGGCCAAAGATATGGAGCTTGTTGCTCCTAGGATGTCTATGAGAGGATCAGGTTCCCAATGATTCCCAAAAGTCACAGAGAAACAATGACAAATGCTTTTCCAATATGTGTAAAGTTTACTGCATGACTAGAAAGAATGTGTTAAATTACTGATCTTACATCGATAACAAAGGGGTGAAACATCAGGGGGAAAACTTTGTAACTTTTCCTTGGAATAATAGAGTTTGTGtagtgtttgttattgtgtaatTTATCACCCtctcttgttttaatttccttgTAGATATCGAGGCCCAGATCCTGGAGATCCAGGGGATGAAGGCTACCCTGCTGGAGGAGGGAGATCAGGGAGTGGGCCTCGACTCAACTGGTTTTTATGACCAGGAAATCTATGGAGGCAGCGACAGTCGCTTTGCTGGATACGTTACTTCCATCGCTGCCAATGAACAGGAGGAGGTAGTACATCAATAcgtttttcatgtttattcttcTCTCCCAGGTGGATGCAGAGTGCTGTTTTGCAAGCTACTGATCCTCCTTAATAAGCATCATGATACTTTCAATGTCAACTTTTATTCTTTCACAATTAGACatttttttggagcttgactgCTCCCCTTTGCTTGTTGCATATGAGCTAGGAGAGTCTTGCCATTTTGGCGAGATTTGACTAGACTCTTGTTTCTCGTTCTTTTCTCAGGATGATGAAGAAGATTCAGCAACAAGTTTGTTGGGACAGAAGAAGCCAGGGTACCATGCACCAGTGGCAATACTTAATGCCATTCCTCAGTCAGACGAGCAAGTATGTGCTACTTTATTGTGTAATGTTCATGATtatgtgtgctgttgtttttgatgGCAACAATACAGTGAGGGAATTTGCCCCCAGTGTATTGTTGCCATCAAAAACAACCAATTTGAGAatacttttttgctttttatttaaaatctatCGAAATAAACTTAAACGATCTTCCCCATCTGCCTCTTGCAGTACGATCCATTTGCAGAGCATCGTCCACAGAAGATCGCAGAGCGGGAAGATGAATACAAAGCCCGGCGCATGCAGATGATCATCTCACCTGAGCGTCTCGACCCCTTTGCAGATGGTaaattttgctatttttttgcctttattacaTCCTCCCCATTATCTCCCCCTTTTCAtggttcacttttttttgtgaccccccctcccccaaacTACCAATGGTTTCACATCCATAGTTTTGCTGTTCAACCCTTCGATCACAATGCAATAGCTTGCTTCCCAGACTTGATGCCTTCCCTGTGGTCAATCCTCTGTGGTCCAAGAACATTTTGTGTCACTGTACGTTTTCTTcctgatacatttttaatgaatcaaCTTTGCTACAAATGTCCGTGTGGACACATAGTTTATCTTCAGTATTTTGGTTTGGGAAAATGTTATTGTCATGAGCTGAATGTGAAATGGGAATTTGTGTCCTGGTTTGTGCAATAAAATGAAATCCATTGTAGGGTTGCCATGCTTTTTAGTGGGAGAGGTGGTTAGGTGTTCAATGCTCAAAGGGGGTAATTCACCTAACAAACATGGGTCGCAGATGGGTTGTATGTGAGTCGAAGGGTTAACAATCCCATGTGACCGTCAGCCTTAATTATGATGGGAAAGTGCAGTATACTCTTAGCATATGAGGATGAGAAGTGAAAGTTTGAGGCTTAGCTATAGTGTAATTCACCTGCCAGTGCACTGTGCCATGCCATGCTTAGCACAGTAGCTGATACCAAATAGTGACCTGATCGCAAATAGACACAGAGCTTTAGATCCTTAGGCTGGCAGAGGAAAGAAACATGTTGGCTCGCATCAGCTTAGTCAACCCAGAGTCATTGGGGttatataacaaaataaagaaagaacTCAATTAGTCAATCAGGTCTCATTTGTCTCCCCAATGTCTTAATCTGGGCTGTAGTTTAAGCTTCTTGTGGTAACTTGCCACCTCTGTTCGCTTGTCAGACTTGATAGATCTGCAAGGTCCTTGGGCCTCATCATATGACACTGCATGACAAGATATTTAAAACTTAGTGTGGCCAACTTTTCCTAATGATTTGATGATTGTAATTTATAGGCTTGTTGAGTTAGTGTAGCTTatcacaaataaacattttagtttttttaagaCCTTAAAACTGTGGAAATAGCATAATAAGTAGCAACAAGTATTGAGTATTTGGGTAAAAGCACAAATGATATTTGAGCCAGCTAGTTtaactttctttccatcttcaCTTCCCCTGACAATATGAGCTAAGAATGACCTGAATGTTTCAGGTTTGGTTTAGTTAGGGCCTATCTAAAGCCTGCATGTAGAGAGAGCTCTTTGTACAACGttgttttgtaaatatatttttattttacaactcTCTCTGTAAAATAGAAATATGTTATCAAGAAAATTGTGTACCACAATACCACAGGCCCATACTAACTGTCCTTAATTTCTCTCCTACAGCAGTACTGCTTTGCCAGTCCTGTACTGCACTCTGTTAAGGGTGCAGCAACTCATCCTGTGTAGGTTATGGGGAACACAGAGAACTGTGCACTTGTCAGTTTGGTCAGGGCCCACTTGCTGCTAATTTGACCCGGGGCCTGTGAGGGGAATCAGATGCAGCCCAGCCacaacaaagttttttttttaatttggcctaTCAAGTCCCAACAAAGTTGGATAAAATTTTCCTTACATTCATGATGGAGAATTACTTCCCAAATATTTGATTGAATATCTTTGCCATCTTTTATCAGACACCTTTGTCCTGAAAAcgaagtcaagtcaaatttataataattaaataataatcagTGCTATTATGAGTCAGATTTTAGAGTGTGGCTCTAGCATGTCATATCATATTTCTGAACAAAAGTTGTGTAATGATGGTTGggctaaattttttttttaaccttattttatatttgaatgcAAAGGTAgatactttttatatttttgattgtGCTGTGGTAATGTCATTCCTAGATGAAAATCAAAATCTTGACTTCATTATAAATTATTAGGAATCTGGACCACAGGGTCtcttatacattttttttctagttttgtgGTTATTCCCCAAGAagatactttgtttttttgagtgCCGTATATCAATGCAACACAGGTGGTATACTGTTGTGTGTGACTTCAAACCCTTTTCCAAAGTGTTACTAATGGTAAAGAGAAATTTTCTAGGCTTCTTTTCTGCCGGTTGAAGTCTGACTGCAGAGGGACCCTTGGCACTGAAAGTGTACGTATTCTGAAGAGCACAGCCCAGGACCCCTGCATCAGTGATGGCTATAACTTCTTTATCCACTTAAAGAAAACACCACAACCTCAGCTCTTCTCTTTATGTATCTGCTTGTTTTTCCTTATGATGCTATGTCTGTatgtaagaaagaaaaatgtatatttctatGTAATTCAGTAG
This genomic interval carries:
- the sf3b1 gene encoding splicing factor 3B subunit 1 isoform X3, which gives rise to MAKIAKTHEDIEAQILEIQGMKATLLEEGDQGVGLDSTGFYDQEIYGGSDSRFAGYVTSIAANEQEEDDEEDSATSLLGQKKPGYHAPVAILNAIPQSDEQYDPFAEHRPQKIAEREDEYKARRMQMIISPERLDPFADAVLLCQSCTALC
- the sf3b1 gene encoding splicing factor 3B subunit 1 isoform X4 gives rise to the protein MAKIAKTHEDIEAQILEIQGMKATLLEEGDQGVGLDSTGFYDQEIYGGSDSRFAGYVTSIAANEQEEDDEEDSATSLLGQKKPGYHAPVAILNAIPQSDEQYDPFAEHRPQKIAEREDEYKARRMQMIISPERLDPFADGFFSAG